AGGTCACTTCCTGTAAAGATCACACAGTAGACCTCAGGGTTAAAGTAGAGCTGTAGGTCACTTCCTATAAAGATCACACAGTGGACCTCAGGGTTAAAGTAGAGGTCACTTCCTGTAAAGATCACACAGTGGACCTCAGGGTTAAAGTAGAGGTCACTTCCTGTAAAGATCACACAGTGGACCACAGGGTTAAAGTAGAGCTGTAAATCACTTCCTATAAAGATCACACAGTGGACCTCAGGGTTAAAGTAGAGGTCACTTCCTATAAAGATCACACAGTGGACCTCAGGGTTAAAGTAGAGGTCACTTCCTGTAAAGATCACACAGTAGACCACAGGGTTAAAGTAGAGCTGTAGGTCACTTCCTATAAAGATCACACAGTGGACCTCAGGGTTAAAGTAGAGCTGAAGGAATATCCTTCTGAATAAATCAGACCTTTATTACTGGGTTGTTACTATACGATAATAACATTACTATCTAagaattgagtgagtgagtgagacagagacagagagagacagagagagagagagagagagagagagagagagagagagagagagagatcacacctACCCTCTGCCCAGAGAGAACAGTACTGGTTTCTCCAGCCCTATGAGAACTCTGAAGGCATCGTTGAGGTTCTGGTAGGAGAACTTCTCTGCTGCGTCTCCTATGACAACACAGTTTGGGTTGGCCTTTTCAACACTGTCAAACTCAGGGACAACACCTGCAACGAACCAAACAGACACGGTATACATGATCACTTTGTATAGAAATAGACacatttgaaaataaaataaaactttaTTGTTCGTTAAGTAACACAGAATGTAAAATTGTCTTGGGTGTCTCTGGTTTACATTAAAAGACAacagacataaaaacacacagacatttaGCATTACCATGTCAGTTCAGCAACTTATTTAGGATCTCTCAGTGATTTATCCCGGGGAAAAGGGACTGGTTTtggcccgtcattgtaaataagaatttgttcttaaaacggtcttgccaagttaaataaataaaaagttacatttaaaaaaatataaacatgaTTAATCAATACCGTCATAGACCAACAGGTGGGGTCGTAGCCCCCTTTCCTTCAGGACAGCCACGGCAGCCGGGGCTGGGGAGAACACCTCAGACACACAGATGTCAAAGCCCATCCTCTGCAGCTTGGCTACAAACACCTCCCGTGTGGCCTGGGTCTCGTTGGTACAGAAGCGCACCTGCAGGTCCGAGGCCTTTAGCCTGTACGGAGAAAGCTTTTTGGGACATAatccatttttttacatttagcaTTTGAGTCGTTTGGGCAGATGttgttatccagagcgatttacagtaaAATGTTTTCATCATAAATTAGCTAGGTGAGACGACCACAAATCTCAAGTcatagtcaggaaatgtccctcactgtagtcaggaaatgtccctcagtgtagtcaggaaatgtccctcaatgtagtcaggaaatgtccctcagtagtcaggaaatgtccctcagtgtagtcaggaaatgtccctcagtgtagtcaggaaatgtccctcagtgtagtcaggaaatgtccctcagtgtagtcaggaaatgtccctcaatgtagtcaggaaatgtccctcagtgtagtcaggaaatgtccctcaatgtagtcaggaaatgtccctcagtgtagtcaggaaatgtccctcaatgtagtcaggaaatgtccctcaacgtagtcaggaaatgtccctcagtgtagtcaggaaatgtccctcagtgtagtcaggaaatgtccctcagtgtagtcaggaaatgtccctcaatgtagtcaggaaatgtccctcaatgtagtcaggaaatgtccctcaacgtagtcaggaaatgtccctcagtgtagtcaggaaatgtccctcaatgtaatcaggaaatgtccctcagtgtagtcaggaaatgtccctcaacGTAGTCAGGATatgtccctcagtgtagtcaggaaatgtccctcaacgtagtcaggaaatgtccctcaacgtagtcaggaaatgtcctcagtgtagtcaggaaatgtccctcaacgtagtcaggaaatgtccctcagtagtcaggaaatgtccctcaacgtagtcaggaaatgtccctcagtgtagtcaggaaatgtccctcagtgtagtcaggaaatgtccctcagtgtagtcaggaaatgtccctcagtgtagtcaggaaatgtccctcagtgtagtcaggaaatgtccctcagtgtagtcaggaaatgtcctcaacgtgtcaggaaatgtccctcagtcAGGAAATGTCCTCAGTGTAAaaatgtccctcagtgtagtcaggaaatgtccctcaatgtagtcaggaaatgtccctcaacgtagtcaggaaatgtccctcagtgtagtcaggaaatgtccctcaatGTAATCAGGAAATGtcctcagtgtagtcaggaaatgtccctcaacgtagtcaggaaatgtccctcaacgtagtcaggaaatgtcctcaGTGTaatcaggaaatgtccctcagtgtagtcaggaaatgtccctcaacgtagtcaggaaatgtcctcaGTGTAGTCAGAAATGTCCTCaacgtagtcaggaaatgtccctcagtgtaTAGGAAATGTCCTCaacgtagtcaggaaatgtcctcaacgtagtcaggaaatgtcctcaGTGTAGTCAAAATGtcctcagtgtagtcaggaaatgtccctcagtgtagtcaggaaatgtcctcagtgtagtcaggaaatgtcctcaGTGTAGTCAAGAAATGtcctcagtgtagtcaggaaatgtccctcaacgtagtcaggaaatgtccctcaacgtagtcaggaaatgtccctcctGCAGTGTAATCAGGAAATGtcctcagtgtagtcaggaaatgtccctcaacgtagtcaggaaatgtccctcaatGTAGTCAGGTTGATATGTCCCTCATGTAGTCAGGAAATGACCTCAACGTAGTCatgtccctcagtgtagtcaggaaatgtcctcaacgtagtcaggaaatgtcctcaacgtagtcaggaaatgtccctctgTAGtctcaggaaatgtccctcacaATGAAATGTCCCTCTcatgtagtcaggaaatgtccctcagtgtagtcaggaaatgtccctcagtgtagtcatgtctcagtgtagtcaggaaatgtcctcaGGAGTCAGGAAATGACCCTCAGTGTAGcatgtctcagttaggatcagaaATGTCCTGCATGTAGTCTCATTAGTCAATGATGTCCTCaacgtagtcaggaaatgtccctcagtgtagtcaggaaatgtcctcaGTGTAGTACaatgtccctcagtgtagtcaggaaatgtcctcaGTGTAGTCAGAAATGTCCTCAATGTCACCCTCaatgtagtcaggaaatgtccctcagtgtagtcaggaaatgtccctcagtgtagtcaTGTCTCATTGGATAAA
This sequence is a window from Oncorhynchus gorbuscha isolate QuinsamMale2020 ecotype Even-year unplaced genomic scaffold, OgorEven_v1.0 Un_scaffold_660, whole genome shotgun sequence. Protein-coding genes within it:
- the LOC124019732 gene encoding phospholysine phosphohistidine inorganic pyrophosphate phosphatase-like isoform X2, whose amino-acid sequence is MAATSWEDSVKSLKGVILDMCGVLYDAGEDGGTPIPGSVEAVKRLKASDLQVRFCTNETQATREVFVAKLQRMGFDICVSEVFSPAPAAVAVLKERGLRPHLLVYDGVVPEFDSVEKANPNCVVIGDAAEKFSYQNLNDAFRVLIGLEKPVLFSLGRGKYYKEDEGLNLDVGVYMKALEYACDVEAEVVVFLSISMPVM
- the LOC124019732 gene encoding phospholysine phosphohistidine inorganic pyrophosphate phosphatase-like isoform X3; translated protein: MAATSWEDSVKSLKGVILDMCGVLYDAGEDGGTPIPGSVEAVKRLKASDLQVRFCTNETQATREVFVAKLQRMGFDICVSEVFSPAPAAVAVLKERGLRPHLLVYDGVVPEFDSVEKANPNCVVIGDAAEKFSYQNLNDAFRVLIGLEKPVLFSLGRGKYYKEDEGLNLDVGVYMKALEVGDITLHTQ
- the LOC124019732 gene encoding phospholysine phosphohistidine inorganic pyrophosphate phosphatase-like isoform X1; translated protein: MAATSWEDSVKSLKGVILDMCGVLYDAGEDGGTPIPGSVEAVKRLKASDLQVRFCTNETQATREVFVAKLQRMGFDICVSEVFSPAPAAVAVLKERGLRPHLLVYDGVVPEFDSVEKANPNCVVIGDAAEKFSYQNLNDAFRVLIGLEKPVLFSLGRGKYYKEDEGLNLDVGVYMKALEYACDVEAEVIGKPDPMFFQKVLDDMKIQSHQTLMIGDDLVNDVGQY